From one Variovorax sp. PBL-H6 genomic stretch:
- a CDS encoding M14 family zinc carboxypeptidase, producing MNSTDLPELLELAQLIELAGAHLETRVLCEVAAGARHFPVQAFLLGSTRPDAPAAGFFGGVHGLERIGAQVVIAYLRSLVMRLAWDETLHRQLETMRLVFMPLVNPGGMWLGTRANPNGVDLMRNAPVESKEQVPYLVGGQRISAKLPWYRGAAGDPMECESAAMCTLVETELLGRPLSVAVDCHSGFGLSDRIWFPYAHTTRPIGQLAEMHALCEILDQSLLHHRYKLEPQSRQYLAHGDLWDHLYLGADQRPGNVFLPVTLEMGSWLWVKKNPRQLFSRHGIFNPVIEHRQQRVLRQHIGWMDFITRAVGSHERWLPAGTRRTQHEQQAMARWYGRH from the coding sequence GTGAATTCCACGGACCTGCCCGAATTGCTGGAGCTGGCGCAGCTGATCGAACTGGCCGGCGCGCACCTGGAGACGCGCGTCCTGTGCGAAGTGGCCGCCGGCGCGCGGCATTTCCCGGTCCAGGCCTTTCTGCTCGGCAGCACGCGCCCGGACGCACCCGCCGCGGGGTTCTTCGGCGGCGTGCACGGGTTGGAGCGCATCGGCGCGCAGGTCGTGATCGCCTATCTGCGCAGCCTGGTGATGCGGCTCGCCTGGGACGAGACGCTGCACCGGCAACTGGAGACGATGCGACTCGTGTTCATGCCGCTGGTCAACCCAGGCGGCATGTGGCTGGGCACGCGCGCCAACCCGAACGGCGTCGACCTGATGCGCAACGCGCCGGTCGAGTCGAAGGAGCAGGTACCGTACCTCGTCGGCGGCCAGCGCATCAGTGCGAAGCTGCCCTGGTACCGCGGCGCCGCCGGCGACCCGATGGAATGCGAGAGCGCGGCGATGTGCACGCTGGTGGAGACCGAGCTGCTGGGCCGGCCGCTCAGCGTGGCGGTGGACTGCCATTCGGGCTTCGGCCTCAGCGACCGCATCTGGTTCCCGTATGCCCACACCACGCGGCCGATCGGGCAACTGGCGGAGATGCACGCCCTGTGCGAGATCCTCGACCAGAGCCTGCTGCACCATCGCTACAAGCTGGAGCCGCAGAGCCGACAGTACCTGGCGCACGGCGATCTCTGGGACCACCTCTACCTGGGCGCCGATCAACGGCCGGGCAACGTATTCCTGCCGGTCACGCTCGAGATGGGATCCTGGCTGTGGGTCAAGAAGAACCCGCGACAGCTCTTCTCACGCCATGGCATTTTCAACCCGGTGATCGAGCACCGGCAGCAGCGCGTGCTGCGCCAGCACATCGGATGGATGGACTTCATCACCCGCGCCGTGGGCAGCCACGAACGCTGGCTGCCCGCCGGCACGCGACGCACGCAGCACGAGCAGCAGGCGATGGCGCGCTGGTACGGAAGGCACTGA
- a CDS encoding alpha/beta fold hydrolase produces MDTWVLMRGLTRESGHWGRFIGQLQDGFPAARIVALDLPGNGRLNQLRSSARIGAAMEACREQLHTLGIAPPYNLLAMSLGAMVAVDWAVQHPRELAGCVLINTSLRPFSPFHERLRPANYGTLLGLAFGRQNTREREATILRLTTRRPDRGTAVLDDWTAMREARPVSRSNAVRQVLAAARYRAPAQAPSVPLLVLASACDGLVNPNCSRRLARQWGVEMAEHASAGHDLPLDDGAWLAAQVARWAARALRRASAARPDRPDAP; encoded by the coding sequence ATGGACACATGGGTTCTGATGCGTGGACTCACCCGCGAGAGTGGGCACTGGGGGCGCTTCATCGGCCAATTGCAAGACGGCTTCCCTGCCGCGCGGATCGTGGCGCTCGACCTCCCCGGCAATGGGCGGCTGAACCAACTGCGCAGCTCGGCTCGCATCGGCGCCGCAATGGAAGCCTGCCGCGAGCAGCTTCACACGCTCGGGATCGCGCCGCCCTACAACCTGCTCGCGATGTCGCTGGGCGCGATGGTGGCAGTGGACTGGGCGGTGCAGCACCCGCGCGAGCTCGCAGGCTGCGTCCTGATCAACACCAGCCTGCGGCCCTTCAGTCCCTTCCATGAGCGTCTGCGCCCCGCCAACTACGGCACTCTGCTCGGCCTGGCCTTCGGCCGCCAGAACACACGCGAGCGCGAGGCGACCATCCTGCGGCTCACCACCCGCCGTCCCGACCGCGGCACGGCCGTGCTCGACGACTGGACGGCGATGCGCGAGGCGCGACCGGTTTCGCGATCGAATGCGGTGCGCCAGGTGCTTGCGGCGGCGCGCTACCGAGCCCCGGCGCAGGCTCCTTCCGTGCCGCTGCTCGTGCTGGCGAGTGCCTGCGATGGCCTGGTGAACCCGAACTGCTCGCGGCGGCTGGCGCGCCAGTGGGGCGTGGAGATGGCGGAGCACGCCAGCGCCGGCCATGACCTGCCCCTGGACGATGGGGCATGGCTTGCGGCGCAAGTGGCGCGCTGGGCTGCTCGGGCGCTCAGGCGGGCATCAGCTGCTCGACCAGATCGTCCAGACGCGCCTTGA
- a CDS encoding M48 family metallopeptidase — protein MSVAALRSLRYGDERIAFSLRVQPARKAQRIAIHVEPDGRVVVDVPQETSEAAVQAAVQRHARWISGQVAAVRARLAHALPRAHVSGESLLYLGRRYVLKVAVDEGRDGHVRLCGTCIEVAVAKADMARVQALLDAWYRKRAGEVLAARLVVLAQSLSWVRTPPPMQLRVTKKRWGSCSPAGRLTLNPNLVKAPRECIDYVLIHELCHLGEHNHGPRFHRLLDTLMPDWRGVKARLDDLVEQLMPA, from the coding sequence ATGAGTGTTGCAGCCCTTCGCAGCCTTCGCTACGGTGACGAACGGATTGCGTTCAGCTTGCGTGTCCAGCCGGCGCGCAAGGCACAGCGCATTGCCATCCACGTCGAACCCGACGGGCGCGTGGTGGTCGATGTGCCGCAAGAGACGTCCGAAGCCGCGGTGCAAGCGGCTGTGCAGCGGCACGCGCGCTGGATCAGCGGCCAGGTCGCCGCAGTTCGAGCGCGCCTTGCGCATGCGTTGCCGCGTGCGCATGTCAGTGGCGAGTCCCTGCTCTATCTCGGCCGGCGCTACGTGCTCAAGGTCGCCGTCGATGAAGGTCGGGACGGCCACGTGCGTCTGTGCGGCACGTGCATTGAAGTCGCGGTGGCGAAGGCCGACATGGCCCGCGTGCAGGCATTGCTCGACGCCTGGTACCGAAAGCGCGCGGGCGAGGTGCTGGCCGCGCGACTGGTGGTCCTCGCGCAATCTTTGAGCTGGGTCCGCACGCCGCCGCCGATGCAGCTGCGCGTCACGAAGAAGCGATGGGGCAGCTGCTCGCCGGCGGGCCGTCTCACGCTCAACCCGAATCTCGTCAAGGCGCCGCGCGAGTGCATCGACTACGTGCTCATCCACGAGTTGTGCCATCTTGGCGAGCACAACCACGGGCCACGCTTCCACCGGCTGCTGGACACGCTGATGCCGGACTGGCGCGGGGTCAAGGCGCGTCTGGACGATCTGGTCGAGCAGCTGATGCCCGCCTGA
- a CDS encoding type I restriction endonuclease subunit R, giving the protein MSVAPSAHEPCSAQMCALRMLCRMGWNYLSATDCLALRRSTREVLLKPRLIELLQTRRFDYKGEAYPLSPSAIDQILRELSNLGIGEGLLAANERFYAKLAYGITVTEFMPDGRRHQPTIHVIDWTNPSANRFDVTEELRVLSSHGAHSRAPDIVAYVNGIPLVVIEAKQPQWQHGGSLADAMVLEGISQQLRNQRHDEIPELFAYAQLLLSISQTDGRYGTTGTPEKLWARWNQDEEFDDAMLTALKNAPLPASVDATLLKSKAALMRGRFQSLGSPTLLPNQQDRLLVGLLKPQRLLDLLRGFVLFDSKIGKIVARHHQFFGVRALLERLAGQRADGGRNGGVIWHTTGSGKSFTMVFLAKALLLNEGLKECRLVVITDRRDLEQQLARNFMTGGAFGSSIVTHKEGEHSRALTGRDLALRIGQGTKRITFALVQKFNTASRLAACRNDSPDVVVLVDEGHRSHGGETHERMKRSLPRAAYVAFTGTPLLKEEKTAQKFGPIIHAYTMQRATEDHAIAPLLYEERVPGLSIDADAVDRWFDKITNGLAEAQRADLKKKYARSGVVHGAAKRIDLIAWDIATHFHENFKRVGSGLKGQVATASKLDAVRYKKALDATGLVTSAVVISPPDMREGNTRIDEDGMAEVQKWWRQNVDPGIDAVHHERSVLQAFGTRGDPDLLIVVDRLLTGFDEPRNAVLYIDKPLKGHNLIQAVARVNRLHGAKRHGLLVDYRGILKELDTAIRAYQDLEARTQGGFEIGDLEGLYAQVSTEYKQLPMRHETVWSFFESVADRKDPEQLRQALSPRLVSDGMGGEYDERQKLRDDFHAALTAFGAGLQAALASRGFFEDRSVSQALIAQYKADLKTLIQVRQAARRDAGETVDFSEYDEQIRRLVDQQVIGTKVQESDKAYLADKLGLRDVAGIWSRDKARNEADLIKTRLRKTIEQDLADDPYARQVFSELLQSAIEQAEAMFDHPLRQYSMLKDFERDLDRRATPGVPEALASNPMARACYGAILIALGEEASRLDEAQQSQLVNQALAISHVIQAALAEHSLNPQNIEAAIRKGLLQLLYAPLGLDRANDVIGHVLQITRVVLARRT; this is encoded by the coding sequence ATGAGCGTCGCTCCTTCTGCCCACGAGCCATGCAGCGCACAGATGTGCGCGCTGCGCATGCTCTGCAGGATGGGGTGGAACTACTTGAGCGCGACCGATTGCCTTGCTCTCCGGCGCTCAACGCGCGAAGTCCTTCTCAAGCCGCGCCTCATCGAACTCCTGCAGACTCGCCGCTTCGATTACAAGGGCGAGGCCTACCCGCTCTCGCCCAGCGCAATCGACCAGATCCTGCGCGAGCTCTCCAACCTCGGAATCGGTGAGGGCCTGCTCGCCGCCAACGAACGCTTCTACGCCAAGCTCGCCTACGGCATCACAGTCACCGAATTCATGCCCGACGGCAGGCGGCACCAGCCGACGATCCATGTGATCGACTGGACAAACCCGAGCGCCAATCGTTTCGACGTCACGGAAGAGCTGCGGGTGCTATCCAGCCACGGTGCCCACTCCCGCGCGCCGGATATCGTCGCCTACGTCAACGGTATTCCGCTGGTCGTGATCGAGGCCAAGCAGCCGCAATGGCAGCATGGCGGCAGCCTGGCCGACGCGATGGTGCTCGAAGGCATCAGCCAGCAATTGCGCAACCAGCGCCACGACGAGATACCGGAGCTCTTCGCCTATGCTCAGTTGCTCTTGTCCATCAGCCAGACGGACGGTCGCTATGGCACCACCGGCACGCCGGAGAAGTTGTGGGCGCGCTGGAATCAGGATGAAGAATTCGACGATGCGATGCTCACGGCCCTGAAGAATGCGCCACTGCCCGCCTCGGTCGACGCGACCCTGTTGAAAAGCAAGGCCGCCCTGATGCGCGGGCGCTTCCAATCGCTCGGTTCGCCAACCCTGCTGCCCAACCAGCAGGACCGCCTGCTTGTCGGTCTGTTGAAGCCGCAACGGCTGCTCGACCTGCTGCGCGGCTTCGTGCTTTTCGACAGCAAGATCGGGAAGATCGTCGCGCGCCACCATCAGTTTTTCGGTGTTCGCGCCCTGCTCGAGCGACTGGCTGGGCAGCGAGCCGACGGTGGGCGCAATGGCGGTGTGATCTGGCACACGACGGGCTCGGGCAAGAGCTTCACCATGGTCTTCCTCGCCAAGGCGCTGCTGTTGAACGAAGGCCTGAAGGAATGCCGGCTGGTGGTCATCACCGACCGGCGCGATCTCGAACAGCAGCTCGCACGCAACTTCATGACCGGCGGGGCCTTCGGATCGTCCATCGTCACGCACAAGGAGGGCGAACACAGCAGGGCCCTGACGGGGCGCGACCTGGCCCTGCGCATCGGGCAGGGCACGAAGCGCATCACCTTCGCGCTGGTGCAGAAGTTCAACACCGCTTCCAGGCTGGCGGCGTGCCGCAACGATTCGCCCGATGTCGTGGTGCTGGTGGACGAGGGCCATCGCAGCCACGGCGGGGAAACGCACGAGCGCATGAAGAGGTCACTGCCGCGTGCCGCTTACGTGGCCTTCACGGGCACGCCGCTGCTGAAGGAAGAGAAGACTGCGCAGAAGTTCGGCCCCATCATCCACGCGTACACCATGCAGCGCGCGACCGAAGACCATGCCATCGCGCCGCTCCTCTACGAGGAGCGTGTGCCCGGGCTGTCCATCGATGCCGACGCGGTCGATCGCTGGTTCGACAAGATCACCAACGGCCTCGCCGAGGCGCAACGCGCCGACCTGAAGAAGAAGTACGCTCGCAGCGGCGTGGTCCACGGTGCTGCCAAGCGCATCGATCTGATTGCATGGGATATCGCCACGCACTTCCATGAAAACTTCAAAAGGGTCGGGTCGGGCCTGAAGGGCCAGGTCGCCACGGCCAGCAAGCTGGATGCCGTGCGCTACAAGAAGGCGCTCGATGCCACGGGCCTGGTCACGAGCGCCGTCGTGATCTCCCCGCCCGACATGCGCGAGGGCAACACCCGGATCGACGAAGACGGCATGGCCGAAGTGCAGAAATGGTGGAGGCAGAACGTGGACCCGGGCATCGATGCGGTCCACCACGAAAGAAGCGTATTGCAAGCCTTCGGCACCCGCGGCGACCCCGACCTGCTGATCGTGGTCGATCGCCTTCTCACCGGTTTCGACGAACCGCGCAACGCGGTGCTTTACATCGACAAGCCGCTGAAAGGTCACAACCTGATCCAGGCCGTGGCCCGCGTGAATCGCCTCCATGGCGCCAAGCGCCACGGCCTGCTGGTGGACTATCGCGGCATCCTGAAGGAACTCGACACGGCGATCCGCGCCTACCAGGACCTCGAAGCCCGGACGCAAGGCGGCTTCGAGATCGGCGATCTCGAGGGTCTCTACGCGCAGGTCAGCACCGAATACAAGCAACTGCCAATGCGACACGAGACGGTGTGGTCCTTCTTCGAAAGCGTTGCCGATCGCAAGGACCCCGAGCAGCTGCGCCAGGCATTGAGTCCTCGCCTCGTGAGCGATGGGATGGGCGGCGAATACGACGAACGGCAGAAGCTGCGTGACGACTTCCATGCTGCCCTGACTGCTTTCGGCGCGGGTCTGCAGGCCGCGCTCGCTTCGCGCGGCTTCTTCGAAGACCGCAGCGTTTCGCAAGCGCTGATCGCACAGTACAAGGCGGACCTCAAGACATTGATCCAGGTGCGGCAGGCCGCACGGCGCGACGCCGGTGAGACGGTCGACTTCAGCGAATACGACGAGCAGATCCGCAGGCTGGTGGACCAGCAGGTCATCGGAACGAAGGTGCAGGAGAGCGACAAGGCCTATCTGGCGGACAAGCTGGGCCTGCGCGACGTTGCCGGGATCTGGTCTCGGGACAAGGCGCGCAACGAGGCAGACCTGATCAAGACCCGCCTGCGCAAGACGATCGAGCAGGATCTGGCTGACGACCCCTACGCGAGGCAAGTGTTTTCCGAGCTGCTGCAAAGCGCAATCGAGCAAGCCGAGGCCATGTTCGACCATCCGCTCAGGCAGTACTCGATGTTGAAGGATTTCGAGCGCGACCTAGACCGGCGCGCAACGCCCGGCGTGCCGGAAGCCCTGGCCTCCAACCCGATGGCAAGGGCCTGCTATGGCGCGATCCTGATCGCGCTGGGCGAGGAGGCATCGAGGCTGGACGAGGCGCAGCAAAGCCAGCTTGTCAACCAGGCGCTCGCCATCAGCCACGTGATTCAGGCAGCGCTGGCCGAGCATTCATTGAACCCGCAGAACATCGAAGCTGCCATCCGCAAGGGCCTGCTGCAACTGCTCTACGCGCCGCTCGGCCTCGACAGGGCCAACGATGTGATCGGGCATGTGCTCCAGATCACCCGCGTGGTACTGGCGCGTCGCACATGA
- a CDS encoding type I restriction-modification system subunit M has protein sequence MNETTTRAISQDSINAAVWAACDTFRGVVDPSTYKDYVLPMLFLKYVSDVWQDHYDGYKAQYGDTASDLIEELLKTERFVLPPSASFYALHASRYEPGNGERIDRALHAIEDANIAKLRDVFQNIGFNANKLGDEQQKNDILRHLLEDFARPELDLRPSRIGQLDLIGNAYEYLISHFASSSGKAAGEFYTPPEVSSLMARLMDPQEGEEICDPACGSGSLLLKCGRLIRDRTGSKRYALYGQEAIGNTWTLAKMNLFMHGEDNHRIEWGDTLRNPKLLASDTSLRHFDVVVANPPFSLEKWGYEAAERDKFGRFRRGLPPRTKGDYAFILHMVETMKPASGRMAVVVPHGILFRGAAEGRIRQKLVEENLLDAVIGLPEKLFYGTGIPTAVLVFRKNKADDQVLFIDASRDFQAGKNQNLLLEADLQRVLDAYSARVPIERFAHLATSKEIARNDFNLNILRYVDIFEEEKLIDVAELQHEREVLKRELAGVEEKMAAQLAEIGV, from the coding sequence ATGAACGAGACAACCACCAGAGCGATCAGCCAGGACAGCATCAACGCCGCCGTGTGGGCAGCCTGCGACACCTTCCGAGGCGTCGTCGATCCGAGCACCTACAAGGACTACGTGCTTCCGATGCTCTTTCTCAAATACGTATCGGATGTCTGGCAGGACCACTACGACGGCTACAAGGCGCAGTACGGCGACACCGCCTCCGACCTCATCGAGGAACTGCTCAAGACCGAGCGCTTCGTCCTGCCGCCCAGCGCCAGCTTCTACGCACTGCATGCCTCCCGATACGAGCCGGGCAACGGCGAACGCATCGATCGCGCGCTGCATGCCATCGAAGACGCCAACATCGCCAAGCTGCGAGACGTGTTCCAGAACATCGGCTTCAACGCCAACAAGCTCGGCGACGAACAGCAGAAGAACGACATCCTGCGCCACCTGCTCGAAGACTTCGCCAGGCCCGAGCTCGATCTTCGCCCCAGCCGTATCGGCCAGCTCGACCTGATCGGCAACGCCTACGAATACCTCATCAGCCACTTTGCCTCGTCGAGCGGCAAGGCCGCCGGCGAGTTCTACACCCCGCCCGAAGTTTCCAGCCTCATGGCGCGCCTGATGGACCCGCAGGAGGGCGAAGAGATCTGCGACCCGGCCTGCGGGTCCGGCTCGCTGCTGCTCAAGTGCGGCCGACTGATCCGCGACCGCACCGGCTCCAAGCGCTACGCCCTTTACGGACAGGAGGCCATCGGCAACACCTGGACGCTGGCCAAGATGAACCTGTTCATGCATGGCGAGGACAACCATCGCATCGAGTGGGGCGACACGCTGCGAAACCCGAAGCTGCTGGCGAGCGACACGAGCCTGCGCCACTTCGACGTGGTCGTCGCCAATCCGCCATTCAGCCTGGAGAAGTGGGGGTACGAGGCGGCAGAACGAGACAAGTTCGGCCGCTTCCGTCGGGGCTTGCCTCCGCGAACGAAGGGCGACTACGCTTTCATCCTCCACATGGTCGAGACCATGAAGCCCGCCAGCGGGCGCATGGCCGTCGTCGTGCCGCACGGCATTCTCTTTCGTGGCGCCGCAGAAGGGCGCATCCGTCAGAAGCTCGTGGAGGAAAACCTCCTCGATGCCGTCATCGGGCTGCCCGAGAAGCTCTTCTACGGCACCGGCATTCCGACCGCCGTGCTCGTGTTCCGCAAGAACAAGGCCGACGACCAGGTGCTCTTCATCGATGCGAGCCGTGATTTCCAGGCTGGCAAGAACCAGAATCTGTTGCTGGAGGCGGACTTGCAGCGGGTGCTCGACGCCTACAGCGCACGCGTGCCGATTGAGAGGTTTGCGCATCTCGCAACTTCGAAAGAAATAGCGCGCAACGACTTCAATCTGAACATTCTTCGCTATGTCGACATCTTCGAGGAAGAGAAGCTGATCGACGTAGCGGAACTGCAGCACGAGCGAGAGGTACTCAAGAGGGAGCTCGCGGGGGTCGAGGAAAAAATGGCTGCGCAGCTCGCGGAGATAGGGGTATGA
- a CDS encoding restriction endonuclease subunit S — protein sequence MSIHAISTPLGAEVRIRAGHPFRGAIADVRGGPVLAVQMKDLDPVHGVDWQGVIRTRLEGRREPDWLAAEDLLFVARGTRFYATCVGDLPGPSVCGQHLFHLRVKPGRALLPAFLAWLINQAPFQRALRRAAEGSSQLSVRRPVLESLPIGVPSLADQQHIVALASLARRERQLHDLLVRNRERQFESIAEALARASGNA from the coding sequence ATGTCCATTCATGCAATTAGCACGCCTTTGGGCGCCGAGGTTCGCATTCGAGCGGGCCATCCCTTCCGCGGCGCCATCGCGGACGTCCGCGGCGGCCCCGTCCTTGCCGTACAGATGAAAGACCTGGACCCGGTCCACGGCGTTGATTGGCAGGGCGTCATCCGCACGCGGCTGGAGGGACGGCGCGAGCCCGACTGGCTGGCGGCCGAAGACCTGCTCTTCGTCGCGCGGGGCACGCGCTTCTACGCCACTTGCGTCGGCGATCTTCCCGGGCCGTCCGTGTGCGGCCAGCACCTCTTCCATCTCCGGGTCAAGCCCGGGCGCGCGCTGCTGCCCGCCTTCCTTGCCTGGTTGATCAATCAGGCACCGTTCCAGCGGGCTTTGCGGCGCGCAGCCGAGGGCTCCAGCCAGCTGAGCGTGCGCCGGCCTGTGCTTGAATCGCTGCCCATCGGCGTGCCGTCTCTGGCCGACCAGCAGCACATCGTCGCGCTGGCCAGCCTTGCGCGACGAGAGCGGCAGCTGCACGACCTGCTCGTGCGCAACCGCGAACGGCAGTTCGAATCGATTGCCGAAGCGCTTGCCCGCGCCTCGGGCAACGCATGA
- the gap gene encoding type I glyceraldehyde-3-phosphate dehydrogenase, with amino-acid sequence MAIKLGINGFGRIGRNVLRAAVQNFKNDVEIVAINDLLEPEYLAYMLQYDSVHGRFQGEITVEGNTLIVNGKKIRLTQEREPANLKWGEVGADVVLESTGLFLTKETCQKHLDAGAKKVIMSAPSKDDTPMFVYGVNDKKYANEAIISNASCTTNCLAPLVKVLNDKWGIKRGLMTTVHAATATQKTVDGPSNKDWRGGRGILENIIPSSTGAAKAVGVVIPELNKKLTGMSFRVPTSDVSVVDLTVELVKEATYKEICAEMKAQSEGALKGVLGYTEDKVVATDFRGDPRTSIFDAEAGIALDGTFIKVVSWYDNEWGYSNKCLEMVRVVAAK; translated from the coding sequence ATGGCTATCAAACTTGGCATCAACGGATTCGGTCGCATCGGTCGCAATGTGCTGCGTGCGGCGGTGCAAAACTTCAAGAACGACGTCGAGATCGTCGCGATCAACGATCTGCTCGAGCCCGAGTACCTGGCCTACATGCTCCAGTACGACTCGGTGCACGGCCGCTTCCAGGGTGAGATCACCGTCGAGGGCAACACCCTGATCGTCAACGGCAAGAAGATCCGCCTGACGCAGGAGCGCGAACCTGCCAACCTCAAGTGGGGCGAAGTGGGTGCCGACGTGGTGCTCGAATCCACAGGCCTCTTCCTCACCAAGGAGACCTGCCAGAAGCACCTCGACGCGGGCGCCAAGAAGGTGATCATGTCGGCGCCGAGCAAGGACGACACCCCCATGTTCGTCTACGGTGTGAACGACAAGAAATACGCCAATGAGGCCATCATCAGCAACGCCAGCTGCACCACCAACTGCCTGGCGCCTCTGGTCAAGGTGCTCAACGACAAGTGGGGCATCAAGCGTGGCCTGATGACCACCGTGCACGCCGCCACTGCCACCCAGAAGACCGTGGACGGCCCCAGCAACAAGGACTGGCGCGGTGGCCGCGGCATCCTCGAGAACATCATTCCCTCCAGCACTGGCGCGGCCAAGGCCGTGGGCGTGGTGATCCCGGAGCTCAACAAGAAGCTCACCGGCATGAGCTTCCGCGTGCCGACCTCGGACGTGTCCGTGGTCGACCTCACGGTCGAGCTGGTGAAGGAAGCGACGTACAAGGAAATCTGCGCCGAGATGAAGGCCCAGAGCGAAGGCGCGCTGAAGGGCGTGCTGGGCTACACCGAGGACAAGGTCGTCGCCACCGACTTCCGCGGCGACCCGCGCACCTCCATCTTCGACGCTGAAGCCGGCATTGCACTCGACGGCACCTTCATCAAGGTGGTGAGCTGGTACGACAACGAGTGGGGCTACTCCAACAAGTGCCTCGAAATGGTGCGGGTGGTCGCGGCCAAGTAG